A window of the Sphaerobacter thermophilus DSM 20745 genome harbors these coding sequences:
- a CDS encoding cellulase family glycosylhydrolase: MSHTVAPQQDIRAGVRTTRRSCAGTIAALFLLIASLGLEAWNIYVRAPWAPVRERPTPIQTITFAQVNPYGVNTFLADDVEPWKREKTMEMIAAAGIGWIKQGFLWSEIEPARGSHWDEKWQQDAWKKYDEIVALAERYGVRIIARLDHTPAWARPPDTTPNTPPTDPEDFANFVATFVQRYRGRVQFIQIWNEPNLAVEWGGRVDPAGYARLLEAAYRRAKAVDPNVVILSAPMAMTTEHSDRAMPELDYWRELYRLGAGAYFDIMSASAYGLDQPPTAEPHPDRINVRRIELLREVMVEFGDEHKAVWLNEYGWNAAPDTMDADQLVWRRVTEDQQAAWTPEGIAWMRENLPWVGTVSIWYFRQIGNIPPSDPLYYFRIVDVEFTPRRAYLTVQRDATARQLALPGIYGEMEAPIVAFGTWPRVSDQRAMGGQYIRSDQPGAAIELRFSGSEVTLLLPPVAPRGRLYVEVDGRPASGAGIQRDSAGRAYIDLSSLPVGTREIPIVSGLGSDRPQAEHRVRLTLGSASELAIDGVAVAYRRTYTQFGAYALAGLAGVAAAGILMRRRP, translated from the coding sequence ATGAGCCACACAGTAGCCCCACAGCAAGACATCCGGGCGGGCGTTCGAACCACGCGCCGGTCCTGCGCCGGCACGATTGCCGCGCTATTCCTCCTCATCGCCAGCCTCGGTCTAGAGGCGTGGAACATCTACGTCCGCGCGCCCTGGGCACCGGTCCGGGAGCGACCCACGCCGATCCAGACGATCACCTTCGCGCAGGTCAATCCCTACGGGGTCAACACCTTCCTCGCCGACGATGTCGAGCCGTGGAAGCGCGAGAAGACGATGGAGATGATCGCGGCGGCGGGCATCGGGTGGATCAAGCAGGGATTCCTTTGGAGCGAGATCGAGCCTGCCCGTGGCAGCCACTGGGACGAAAAGTGGCAACAGGACGCCTGGAAGAAGTACGACGAGATCGTTGCCCTCGCCGAGCGTTACGGCGTCCGAATTATCGCCCGGCTCGACCATACGCCCGCCTGGGCACGTCCACCCGACACGACGCCGAATACCCCGCCGACGGACCCGGAGGACTTCGCCAACTTTGTCGCGACCTTCGTCCAGCGCTACCGTGGCCGGGTCCAGTTCATCCAAATTTGGAACGAGCCGAATCTCGCGGTCGAGTGGGGCGGCCGGGTCGATCCTGCCGGCTACGCACGGCTCCTTGAAGCGGCGTACCGGCGTGCGAAGGCGGTAGATCCCAATGTCGTGATCCTCAGCGCGCCGATGGCGATGACGACCGAGCATTCCGACCGCGCGATGCCAGAACTGGACTACTGGCGGGAACTCTACCGCCTCGGCGCGGGCGCCTACTTCGATATCATGTCCGCCTCCGCTTACGGCCTGGACCAGCCTCCGACAGCCGAGCCGCATCCCGACCGGATCAACGTCCGCCGGATTGAGCTCCTGCGGGAAGTCATGGTTGAGTTTGGTGACGAGCACAAGGCAGTTTGGCTCAACGAATACGGGTGGAACGCGGCACCGGACACGATGGATGCGGACCAGCTCGTCTGGCGACGAGTAACCGAAGACCAGCAGGCGGCGTGGACCCCCGAGGGGATCGCGTGGATGCGCGAGAACCTCCCGTGGGTCGGGACAGTCAGCATCTGGTACTTCCGCCAGATCGGGAACATCCCGCCGAGTGACCCGCTGTACTACTTCCGTATCGTCGATGTCGAGTTCACACCGCGCCGGGCGTACCTCACGGTCCAGCGCGATGCGACCGCCCGGCAGCTCGCCCTGCCCGGGATCTACGGGGAGATGGAGGCGCCGATCGTCGCCTTCGGTACCTGGCCGCGGGTCAGCGACCAACGGGCCATGGGCGGACAGTACATCCGGTCGGATCAGCCCGGCGCCGCGATCGAGCTTCGCTTCTCCGGTTCGGAGGTGACACTGCTGCTCCCGCCCGTTGCGCCGCGTGGGCGCCTGTACGTGGAGGTCGACGGACGTCCGGCCTCGGGGGCAGGCATCCAGCGCGACAGCGCCGGCCGCGCCTACATCGACCTGAGTTCCCTCCCGGTAGGCACGCGCGAGATCCCCATTGTCTCCGGCCTCGGCAGCGATCGGCCCCAGGCTGAGCACCGGGTACGGCTCACCCTCGGCTCCGCCTCGGAGCTGGCAATCGACGGCGTCGCCGTCGCGTACCGCCGGACCTATACTCAGTTCGGCGCGTACGCGCTCGCGGGGCTCGC
- the mtnP gene encoding S-methyl-5'-thioadenosine phosphorylase has translation MADEPRAVVGVIGGSGLYKMPYLTDVEEVEINTPFGPPSAPLAIGTLAGVRVAFLPRHGRHHEYHPSRVPARANFWALKAVGVRRVISVSAVGSLREDIHPLDLVVPDQVVDRTVDRPRTFFDTAPVVHVELADPFCPEVRAALITAANSVAPRVHSSGTYLCIEGPQFSTRAESELHRRWGMDLVGMTAMPEVRLAREAELCFGILALVTDYDVWHESAEDVSVAQVIQNLHQNVETAQAVLRAVIPSLAKEPACTCGTALRNAIATAPEAVLPATRERLSLLLGRYLPLEPTG, from the coding sequence ATGGCGGACGAGCCGCGCGCAGTAGTCGGGGTGATCGGCGGGAGTGGGCTCTACAAGATGCCGTATCTCACCGACGTGGAGGAGGTAGAGATCAACACGCCCTTTGGACCGCCGAGCGCTCCGCTGGCGATTGGGACACTGGCGGGGGTACGCGTCGCCTTCCTGCCGCGCCACGGACGGCATCATGAGTACCACCCGTCGCGGGTTCCGGCGCGGGCCAACTTCTGGGCGCTGAAGGCGGTCGGGGTTCGTCGCGTTATCTCCGTGAGCGCGGTGGGCAGCCTGCGCGAAGATATCCACCCGCTCGACCTGGTCGTACCGGATCAGGTCGTCGATCGGACCGTTGATCGTCCCCGGACCTTCTTCGATACGGCCCCTGTGGTTCACGTCGAGCTGGCCGACCCATTCTGCCCGGAGGTGCGCGCGGCGCTCATCACGGCCGCAAACTCGGTGGCGCCCCGCGTCCACTCAAGCGGTACCTACCTCTGCATCGAAGGACCGCAGTTCTCGACCCGCGCGGAGTCGGAGCTCCACCGGCGTTGGGGAATGGATCTGGTCGGCATGACGGCGATGCCGGAGGTGCGCCTGGCGCGCGAGGCGGAGTTGTGCTTTGGGATCCTGGCGCTGGTGACCGATTACGACGTGTGGCACGAGAGCGCTGAGGACGTCAGCGTGGCGCAGGTGATCCAGAACCTGCACCAGAACGTCGAGACGGCTCAAGCGGTCTTGCGCGCCGTGATCCCCTCGCTTGCAAAGGAACCCGCGTGCACGTGCGGTACGGCGCTAAGAAACGCCATCGCGACGGCACCGGAAGCCGTCCTTCCGGCCACGCGGGAACGCCTCTCGCTCCTCCTCGGCCGGTACCTCCCCCTGGAGCCGACCGGTTGA
- a CDS encoding FtsW/RodA/SpoVE family cell cycle protein, with protein MLAALRRFRFTEFQLLVVPSLMAIVGLLTIFLARTGTVEWTWRDIWVSLAYVAMLIGISAWLSISGFKGDQVLFPIVAMLAGLGLLMTQRLQPVLEAKGAAWARLPERQLIYLAMGLVLFWGMMTFVRQLDWLRRYKYTWAFAGVLLMAITFVFGQEVNGARQWLDLGIVTIQPDEIVKLILVVFLAAYLDDHRAAINSVWRLGPLNLPPIPYLLPMVLMWLIAVGTVVLQNNLGSALLFFGIFLVMLYVATGRTLYVVVGAASFAAAVYIAYQLFGRIADRVQNWINPWVDPWGRGLQPIQSDYAMAAGGLFGTGLGNGYPQFIPVVETDYIFAVIGEEMGLLGTIGVLCLYLLLIGRGFLIALRAEDGFARLLATGLTTIVALQTLIIVGGVVRLIPLTGVTLPFISAGGSSLLANFIIVALLLRTSDPEWRRG; from the coding sequence GTGCTGGCGGCATTGCGCCGGTTCCGCTTCACCGAGTTCCAGTTGCTCGTCGTGCCGTCGTTGATGGCCATCGTCGGGCTGCTCACCATCTTCCTGGCACGCACCGGCACCGTCGAGTGGACCTGGCGAGACATCTGGGTCAGCCTCGCCTATGTGGCCATGCTGATCGGTATCAGCGCCTGGCTCAGCATCTCCGGGTTCAAAGGGGACCAGGTGCTCTTCCCAATCGTGGCGATGCTCGCCGGGCTCGGATTGCTCATGACCCAGCGCCTGCAGCCGGTTCTAGAGGCCAAGGGCGCCGCCTGGGCCCGCTTGCCCGAGCGTCAGCTGATCTACCTGGCGATGGGGCTGGTGCTGTTCTGGGGCATGATGACCTTCGTGCGCCAGCTCGACTGGCTGAGGCGGTACAAGTACACCTGGGCCTTCGCCGGCGTGCTGCTGATGGCGATCACCTTCGTCTTCGGCCAGGAAGTGAACGGAGCCCGGCAATGGCTCGACCTGGGGATCGTCACGATCCAACCGGATGAGATCGTCAAGCTCATCCTCGTCGTGTTCCTGGCCGCCTATCTGGACGACCACCGCGCGGCGATCAACAGTGTCTGGCGCCTGGGACCGCTGAACCTGCCGCCGATTCCGTACCTGCTCCCGATGGTGTTGATGTGGCTCATCGCCGTGGGGACGGTGGTGCTCCAGAACAACCTCGGGAGCGCTCTTCTCTTCTTCGGGATCTTCCTCGTCATGCTCTACGTCGCTACCGGGCGGACCCTCTACGTCGTCGTTGGAGCCGCGTCGTTTGCGGCTGCCGTCTACATCGCATACCAGCTCTTCGGCCGTATCGCCGATCGGGTGCAGAACTGGATCAACCCGTGGGTGGATCCCTGGGGCAGGGGACTTCAACCGATCCAGTCGGACTACGCGATGGCCGCCGGGGGGCTGTTCGGGACTGGTCTCGGAAATGGATATCCCCAATTCATCCCCGTGGTCGAGACGGACTACATTTTCGCGGTGATCGGGGAGGAAATGGGGCTGCTTGGGACGATCGGCGTTCTCTGTCTGTACCTGTTGCTGATCGGCCGTGGTTTCCTGATCGCGCTGCGGGCTGAGGACGGGTTTGCTCGGTTGCTCGCGACCGGGCTGACCACGATCGTGGCGTTGCAGACGCTCATCATTGTCGGCGGTGTTGTCCGGCTGATCCCCCTTACGGGGGTGACCTTGCCGTTCATCAGCGCCGGTGGTAGCTCGCTCCTGGCCAACTTCATCATCGTCGCCTTGCTGCTGCGAACCAGCGACCCGGAGTGGAGGCGAGGATGA
- a CDS encoding peptidoglycan D,D-transpeptidase FtsI family protein yields the protein MRLFVRAVALVAAALVVAYGLFALGQEDQVAWLGVVAVTFFLLVVALWPSFPAGGGNNFERSLTRTASVLFAVFVLVSVQLVRLQVVDADEISSRTAPTEEGTVMDPRQAIVSAKVARGRILAAGGEPIADTVINPDGTWRREYGDPAATYLAGFYSPLAYGLSGLEQTYNAYLRGEEGGNPFTEWLDGILHRERRGYDLELSIDLDLQRLAHEMLGDQAGAVVLMEAKTGAVLAMAGSPTYDPARLYTNAGPDSEAQIAAAEAYWAELTQPGSSALLTRPTQGLYAPGSVFKTVTAAAAIETGVAAPDTVYRDEGALTVDGRVIPEENRPDPNRVSYTLDEAYGWSLNVVYAQVGLQLGAERLMQYATRFGFEQEIPFDLPVAVSRISQEEGFLNNRAALADTAFGQGQLFVTPLQMALVADAVANGGEMMRPYLVQRVSTYDGKTLQTRSPEVWKRAISEETAAVLRDMMVHAVENGWASDAAIPGYLVGGKTGTAEAGDGPPHGWFIGFAGVEEPEYVVAVVVERGGGGNTTALPIGREMLRAALQRSGE from the coding sequence ATGAGACTCTTCGTCCGTGCGGTCGCGCTCGTCGCCGCGGCGCTGGTGGTAGCCTACGGTCTCTTTGCCCTCGGTCAGGAAGACCAGGTCGCGTGGCTCGGAGTGGTCGCGGTCACCTTCTTCCTCCTGGTGGTGGCGCTCTGGCCTTCGTTCCCGGCGGGTGGGGGCAACAACTTCGAGCGCTCGTTGACACGGACCGCGTCGGTATTGTTCGCCGTCTTCGTCCTGGTCAGCGTCCAGTTGGTGCGCCTCCAGGTGGTCGATGCCGACGAGATCAGTTCACGGACCGCGCCGACGGAAGAGGGCACGGTTATGGACCCGCGACAGGCGATCGTCTCGGCCAAGGTCGCGCGCGGCCGTATCCTCGCGGCAGGGGGAGAGCCGATCGCGGACACAGTGATCAACCCGGATGGTACGTGGCGGCGAGAATACGGTGATCCAGCGGCCACCTACCTGGCGGGGTTCTACTCGCCGCTCGCGTACGGGTTGAGCGGACTTGAGCAGACCTACAATGCCTACTTGCGCGGTGAGGAGGGCGGCAACCCCTTCACCGAGTGGCTGGACGGAATCCTGCACCGCGAGCGCCGCGGCTATGACCTCGAGCTGTCGATCGACCTCGACCTACAGCGCCTCGCCCACGAGATGCTGGGCGATCAGGCCGGTGCCGTCGTGCTGATGGAGGCCAAGACGGGCGCCGTGCTCGCGATGGCGGGCTCGCCAACGTATGACCCGGCACGGCTGTACACCAACGCGGGTCCGGATTCCGAGGCCCAGATCGCGGCGGCTGAGGCGTACTGGGCGGAACTGACGCAGCCCGGTAGCTCCGCGCTTCTAACGCGCCCCACGCAGGGCCTCTATGCACCCGGCTCGGTCTTTAAGACGGTCACTGCGGCGGCGGCGATCGAAACCGGCGTGGCGGCTCCGGACACCGTCTATCGCGACGAAGGTGCGCTCACCGTCGACGGGCGCGTGATCCCAGAAGAAAACCGGCCCGACCCGAACCGGGTGAGCTACACACTTGACGAGGCCTACGGCTGGTCGCTCAACGTTGTGTACGCCCAGGTCGGGCTTCAGCTTGGAGCCGAACGGCTGATGCAGTACGCGACGCGGTTCGGATTCGAGCAAGAGATCCCGTTTGACCTGCCGGTGGCGGTGAGCCGGATCTCGCAAGAAGAGGGTTTCCTCAACAACCGCGCGGCGCTGGCGGACACCGCGTTCGGACAGGGACAGCTTTTCGTCACCCCGCTGCAGATGGCGCTTGTCGCCGACGCGGTGGCGAACGGTGGCGAGATGATGCGCCCGTACCTCGTCCAGCGCGTCAGCACGTACGACGGGAAGACGCTTCAGACCCGTTCTCCCGAAGTCTGGAAGCGTGCGATCTCCGAGGAAACCGCCGCCGTCCTGCGGGACATGATGGTGCACGCGGTGGAGAACGGCTGGGCAAGTGACGCCGCTATACCGGGCTACCTCGTCGGCGGCAAGACGGGGACCGCCGAGGCAGGCGACGGGCCGCCGCATGGCTGGTTCATCGGCTTCGCGGGCGTGGAGGAGCCGGAGTACGTCGTCGCGGTCGTCGTCGAGCGCGGCGGTGGTGGCAACACGACGGCACTGCCGATCGGCCGCGAAATGCTCCGCGCGGCCCTCCAGCGGTCCGGCGAGTAG
- a CDS encoding metallopeptidase family protein: protein MIISRSVFERLVVQALDDLPEEFLAALDNVDVVIEREPTREQRLAAGVGGGTLFGLYEGVPQTEREGYGFVLPDKITIFKGPIMRYARTHAEIREIVRDTVIHELAHHFGISDERLRELGRY, encoded by the coding sequence GTGATTATCAGCCGATCGGTGTTTGAACGTCTCGTCGTTCAGGCGCTCGATGACCTTCCGGAAGAGTTCCTGGCCGCCCTGGACAACGTCGACGTCGTGATCGAGCGCGAGCCAACCCGAGAGCAGCGACTAGCGGCCGGTGTCGGCGGCGGAACCCTGTTCGGACTCTACGAAGGCGTGCCCCAGACAGAGCGTGAGGGGTACGGGTTCGTTCTTCCGGACAAGATTACGATCTTCAAGGGACCCATCATGCGCTACGCCCGCACGCACGCCGAGATACGGGAGATCGTGCGGGACACTGTGATCCACGAGCTTGCCCACCACTTTGGCATCTCCGATGAGCGGCTTCGCGAGTTGGGCCGCTACTGA
- the gyrB gene encoding DNA topoisomerase (ATP-hydrolyzing) subunit B, producing MAEALLSKYDASSIQVLEGLEAVRRRPGMYIGTTDIRGLHHLVYEIVDNSVDEALAGYCDRIDVTIHPDSAVTVVDNGRGIPVDVHPKLGKSALEVIMTVLHAGGKFGGGGYKVSGGLHGVGASVVNALSEWVVVEVRKDGVLYRQRYERGRPVTPVEQVGEVGPDEHGTKTTFKPDATIFESLNYNFDTLMQRFREIAYLTKGLQISFRDERTDREMSFYFDGGIVSFVRHLNRRRQVLQPRPFSVSREVNGNLIEVALQYNDGVAESTYTFANNINTIDGGTHLTGFKAALTRTINDYARRAGFLKETDENLSGEDVREGLTAIVSVKLPEPQFEGQTKGRLGNAEVAGQVQSVVNDALATYLNENPQAARRIVDKCVTAARAREAARKARELVQRKGALDTFSLPGKLADCQERDPARAELYIVEGDSAGGSAKQGRDRRFQAVLPLRGKILNVEKARLDRMLQNEEIRALITALGTSIGDQFDPSKLRYHRIILMTDADVDGAHIRTLLLTFFFRHLESLIVDGRLYIAQPPLYRLQSGKEIHYVYSDAQRDEIIAAGGPNKTWEIVRYKGLGEMNPEQLWETTMDPENRTLLQVTLEDAVRADETFDMLMGSAVPPRRRFIQMHAREVQNLDV from the coding sequence GTGGCTGAAGCACTTCTCTCCAAGTACGACGCGTCCAGCATCCAGGTGCTGGAGGGACTGGAAGCCGTCCGTCGTCGCCCGGGTATGTACATTGGGACGACCGACATTCGTGGCCTCCACCATCTCGTGTACGAGATCGTCGACAACAGCGTTGATGAGGCCCTGGCCGGGTACTGTGACCGGATCGACGTGACCATCCATCCCGACAGCGCGGTGACGGTCGTGGACAACGGGCGCGGCATCCCGGTGGATGTTCACCCGAAGCTGGGGAAGTCGGCGCTGGAGGTCATCATGACTGTCCTCCATGCTGGCGGAAAGTTCGGCGGCGGCGGGTACAAGGTTTCCGGCGGGCTCCACGGCGTCGGCGCCTCGGTTGTCAACGCCCTGTCGGAATGGGTCGTTGTCGAGGTGCGCAAGGACGGGGTGCTGTATCGCCAGCGATACGAGCGCGGGCGGCCGGTCACGCCGGTGGAGCAGGTCGGCGAGGTTGGTCCCGACGAGCACGGCACCAAGACCACGTTTAAACCGGATGCTACGATCTTCGAGTCGCTCAACTACAACTTCGATACGCTGATGCAGCGCTTCCGGGAGATCGCCTACCTGACCAAGGGGCTCCAGATCAGCTTCCGGGATGAGCGCACCGACCGCGAGATGTCCTTCTACTTCGACGGAGGAATCGTCTCGTTCGTGCGGCACCTAAACCGCCGCCGCCAGGTGCTCCAGCCGCGGCCGTTCTCCGTCTCGCGGGAAGTGAACGGCAACCTGATCGAGGTGGCGCTGCAGTACAACGACGGCGTGGCCGAGTCGACGTACACCTTCGCCAACAACATCAACACGATCGACGGCGGCACGCACCTGACCGGTTTCAAGGCGGCGCTGACACGGACGATCAATGACTACGCGCGCCGGGCCGGCTTCCTCAAGGAGACCGATGAGAACCTCAGCGGTGAGGATGTCCGCGAGGGCCTGACAGCCATCGTCAGCGTCAAGCTGCCCGAGCCGCAGTTCGAGGGGCAGACCAAGGGGCGGCTCGGGAACGCCGAGGTTGCCGGCCAAGTCCAGTCGGTGGTCAACGACGCCCTTGCGACCTACCTGAACGAGAATCCGCAAGCTGCCCGTCGCATCGTGGACAAGTGCGTCACCGCGGCGCGTGCGCGGGAGGCGGCCCGCAAGGCGCGCGAGCTGGTGCAGCGCAAGGGCGCTCTCGACACGTTCAGCCTGCCCGGCAAACTCGCGGACTGCCAGGAGCGGGACCCAGCGCGGGCGGAGCTCTACATCGTCGAGGGTGACTCGGCGGGCGGCTCGGCGAAGCAGGGGCGCGACCGGCGCTTCCAGGCGGTCCTCCCGCTTCGCGGGAAGATCCTGAACGTCGAGAAGGCGCGCCTTGACCGGATGCTCCAGAACGAGGAGATCCGCGCCCTCATCACGGCGCTCGGCACGTCGATCGGCGATCAGTTCGACCCGTCGAAGCTCCGCTACCACCGAATCATCCTGATGACCGACGCTGATGTGGACGGGGCGCACATTCGGACCCTGCTGCTGACGTTCTTCTTCCGCCATTTGGAGAGTCTGATCGTTGACGGGCGGCTCTACATCGCCCAGCCTCCGCTCTACCGCCTGCAGTCGGGCAAGGAGATCCACTACGTCTACTCGGATGCGCAGCGGGACGAGATCATCGCCGCAGGCGGCCCGAACAAGACGTGGGAGATCGTCCGGTACAAGGGTCTGGGCGAGATGAACCCGGAGCAGCTCTGGGAGACGACGATGGATCCTGAGAACCGCACCCTGCTCCAGGTGACGCTGGAAGACGCGGTGCGGGCTGATGAGACCTTCGACATGCTGATGGGGAGCGCTGTGCCACCGCGCCGCCGCTTCATCCAGATGCACGCGCGCGAAGTGCAGAACCTTGACGTCTGA
- the plsX gene encoding phosphate acyltransferase PlsX, translating into MEGTATSREALPIALDASGGDRAPEQPVEGGVRAVRELGIPVALVGRAAEVERLVRGLGGPFPGLTVIDAPEVVTMEDQAVAAVRRKSRASIPVALEAVKEGRAAAFVSAGNSGAVVAGALFGLGRLPGIDRPAIAIPFPKIAGGSVLLLDAGAVTDPRPQHLVQYARLASAYLRHVNGVPEPRIGLLSNGEEAIKGNALVRETHSLLAETPDINFVGNVEGNAIPSGAVDAVVCDGFTGNVVLKTAEGTAAVVQAALREALTARWYTRIPALLLRGTLRRAVRRLDYRAYGGAPLLGVRGIVIIAHGRSDSTAIMNAVAAAHRAATSGLVESLLGGMVDKEARRG; encoded by the coding sequence TTGGAGGGAACCGCGACGTCGCGGGAAGCCCTGCCGATCGCGTTGGATGCATCAGGCGGTGATCGAGCCCCGGAGCAGCCGGTCGAGGGCGGCGTCCGGGCCGTGCGGGAGCTGGGGATCCCGGTTGCGCTGGTCGGGCGCGCAGCAGAGGTCGAGCGTCTCGTCCGTGGGCTCGGCGGCCCGTTCCCTGGACTGACCGTCATCGACGCCCCCGAAGTCGTCACCATGGAAGACCAGGCGGTCGCCGCAGTGCGGCGGAAGAGCCGTGCGTCGATCCCGGTGGCCCTCGAGGCGGTCAAGGAGGGGCGAGCGGCCGCGTTCGTCTCCGCCGGCAATTCGGGAGCGGTGGTGGCCGGGGCGCTCTTCGGTCTGGGACGCCTGCCGGGAATCGACCGCCCGGCGATCGCGATCCCATTTCCCAAGATCGCGGGGGGCTCCGTGCTGCTGCTGGACGCGGGGGCGGTGACGGACCCACGGCCGCAGCATCTGGTGCAGTATGCGCGCCTCGCCTCCGCGTACCTGCGCCACGTGAACGGTGTCCCAGAGCCACGAATCGGACTGCTCAGCAACGGCGAGGAGGCCATCAAGGGGAACGCGCTGGTGCGGGAGACGCACAGCCTCCTCGCGGAGACGCCCGACATCAACTTCGTCGGGAACGTTGAAGGCAACGCGATTCCCTCCGGGGCGGTCGACGCCGTGGTCTGCGACGGGTTCACCGGGAACGTCGTGCTCAAGACTGCGGAGGGGACCGCGGCAGTGGTGCAAGCCGCGTTGCGGGAGGCGTTGACCGCCAGGTGGTATACCCGGATCCCTGCGTTGCTCCTTCGAGGGACGCTGCGCCGGGCGGTCCGTCGCCTGGACTACCGAGCGTATGGTGGCGCGCCGCTGCTCGGCGTGCGGGGCATCGTGATCATTGCACACGGCAGGTCCGACAGCACCGCGATCATGAACGCGGTCGCCGCGGCACATCGAGCGGCAACCTCCGGGCTCGTCGAATCCCTTCTGGGCGGAATGGTGGATAAAGAGGCCCGACGGGGTTAG
- a CDS encoding HU family DNA-binding protein codes for MRKSDLVKAVARKVQQPESHVSTVVNATFDAIREALASGDEVAITGFGTFRISERGAREGRNPQTGERITIPSRRSPSFKPGTQLKRAVSGEAAAAD; via the coding sequence ATGAGGAAGAGCGACCTCGTCAAGGCGGTGGCACGGAAGGTTCAGCAGCCGGAGAGTCACGTCAGCACGGTCGTCAACGCCACCTTCGATGCGATTCGCGAGGCGCTGGCGTCGGGTGATGAAGTCGCCATCACCGGCTTTGGCACCTTCCGGATCAGCGAGCGGGGTGCGCGCGAAGGCCGCAACCCGCAGACCGGCGAGCGGATCACCATCCCGTCGCGCCGCAGCCCGAGCTTCAAGCCGGGGACGCAGTTGAAGCGTGCGGTGAGCGGCGAGGCCGCGGCTGCCGACTAG
- a CDS encoding TrmH family RNA methyltransferase gives MGDFGPTVTSSQNRWVKLARSLQRRKARYTERAFLVEGVRLLTDALDAGAVPSVLFIDAEKEHSALTELATAAHARGARVIPVTSALLRSIADTETPQGVVGIVPFPELGERGDIGAGATAPLFLIADGIRDPGNLGTLLRAALGAGAHGVYVTAGTTDPFAPKVVRAGMGAHFRLPIAYLDWRAPAPHIAGIATRIAATGDAETVYDAIDWTAPACVIIGSEAEGLSPAAREFATGTARIPLAGGLESLNAAMAGTVILFEAARQRRARELRGEGETISVHTRHKA, from the coding sequence ATGGGTGACTTTGGACCGACGGTCACCAGCAGCCAGAACCGATGGGTGAAGCTCGCCCGATCGCTTCAGAGACGGAAGGCCCGCTACACTGAGCGGGCTTTTCTTGTTGAGGGCGTGCGCCTCCTCACTGACGCCCTCGATGCGGGCGCTGTCCCGTCGGTCCTCTTCATCGACGCAGAGAAGGAGCACTCCGCGCTAACGGAGCTGGCGACGGCGGCCCACGCACGCGGCGCGCGGGTAATCCCGGTGACCAGTGCCCTGCTCCGGTCGATCGCTGACACCGAGACGCCACAGGGCGTTGTCGGCATCGTCCCCTTCCCGGAACTCGGCGAGCGTGGCGACATTGGCGCCGGAGCCACCGCGCCGCTGTTTCTGATCGCCGACGGCATCCGCGATCCGGGAAACCTGGGGACGCTGCTACGCGCGGCACTCGGGGCCGGCGCGCACGGCGTGTACGTGACCGCGGGCACAACCGACCCGTTCGCGCCGAAGGTGGTCCGCGCCGGGATGGGAGCGCATTTCCGCCTCCCGATCGCCTACCTGGACTGGCGGGCGCCGGCCCCCCACATCGCCGGGATCGCCACCCGGATCGCCGCCACCGGCGACGCGGAAACTGTCTACGACGCCATCGATTGGACCGCCCCGGCCTGCGTGATTATCGGCAGCGAAGCTGAGGGGCTTTCCCCGGCCGCACGGGAGTTTGCGACCGGGACGGCGCGCATCCCGCTGGCAGGCGGTCTGGAATCGCTCAACGCCGCGATGGCGGGAACCGTGATCCTTTTCGAGGCCGCGCGACAGCGCCGGGCACGTGAATTGCGCGGTGAAGGTGAGACGATAAGCGTACATACGCGCCACAAAGCTTGA
- the rplT gene encoding 50S ribosomal protein L20 → MVRVKRGTVGRRSHKKILKQAKGFRGSRSRRFRTANEAVIRSLTNQYRDRRNRKRDMRRLWIVRINAGARQHGLPYGRFIEGLNKAGVEVDRKMLADLAVRDSVAFGRLVEVAKQAL, encoded by the coding sequence ATGGTTCGCGTCAAGCGCGGCACCGTTGGGCGCCGTAGTCACAAGAAGATTCTGAAGCAGGCCAAAGGCTTCCGCGGCTCGCGTAGCCGCCGTTTCAGGACTGCGAATGAGGCGGTCATTCGGTCGCTGACTAACCAGTACCGCGACCGCCGCAACCGCAAGCGCGACATGCGCCGGCTGTGGATCGTGCGGATCAACGCCGGTGCGCGCCAGCACGGCCTGCCCTATGGCCGCTTCATCGAGGGGCTCAACAAGGCCGGCGTTGAGGTTGACCGGAAGATGCTCGCCGACCTGGCGGTGCGCGACAGCGTTGCATTCGGGCGGCTGGTCGAGGTGGCCAAGCAGGCGCTGTGA
- the rpmI gene encoding 50S ribosomal protein L35, with protein sequence MPKMKTHSGAKRRFKISAGGKIMRMHGERSHLRRKKAKRRLRAFDKMVEVAPASRKQLRRLLPYGS encoded by the coding sequence ATGCCGAAGATGAAGACCCACAGCGGTGCCAAGCGCCGCTTCAAGATCTCCGCGGGTGGCAAGATCATGCGCATGCATGGCGAGCGCAGCCACCTCCGCCGCAAGAAGGCCAAGCGCCGGCTGCGAGCATTCGACAAGATGGTCGAGGTCGCCCCAGCGAGCCGCAAGCAGCTCCGCCGGCTGCTCCCGTACGGCTCCTAG